ActttacaaattacagaaagacctcttatcaggaagacttttttagcagtatgtgccattgggtaatcctaaataggaaactgccattttaagtactaagggccgccccctgggatcataggagtcacagtgcacacaaacaagccaaggcacacatacatgctaggtcccatcagccaatgaatgggcagagttctgccttttgctcccacaatacttcctgttacagttagagctgcatcacttcctgtcagctgatctcagagggagcacatagcccatcactaaatggcggctcaagggaaaggatataaaagggcaatatttacatagtataaactgtctgttggttacgtattcattctgggggtgtagtttccctttaatgttaatgCTTTTATTGCTTAGattggattttagtgattttgGCCAATTAAAATGCTGTGCGCAATATATATCACTTTAGGGTCCCTATGCGCCACACAGTTCTGTAACCCTTTGCATgctgggtatcaaactgttcaggagaCCCCATGTGTTCATTTTCAGGGGTTTTATCTTTGTATGTAAGTACATGTGGGGCATATGATACTGTAAAGtgaaagcttttttttaaaaatttaataaaaataggTACGTTCAGAACATCCGTCCAGTTGTAGATTGGAGCAGAAATACTTATTTAACGGTTCTGGAATcaacagaatgtgtattttctaaaaatataaggATTTATGGGGTCCTTATACTGTTAGGGGGTCCCCTGGCACATAAAGCCCTTCCAAAAATATAccgtatggtttcctggggttgGTTTTATTCCATATAAAATGCAGTAACCGCGCTGAGCTGGCAGTTGCGGCTGTGACTGCTGGGGCAATTCCCATGTATTAtgttcattttggggtctctacgtCCCACATACGTTGGAAatgtacattgggcatcaaatCGATGAAAAGGGCCCTGGGGTTCATTCCATTACAGTGACTTCTCTTGGTACTTAATGTAGGAGATGGGCCCCGAAGCCAAGAAGTTGGTAAGATTCCACCAACAACAAGTTAAATGGGTAGAATATCCAACCCCATGGGAAATACTTTCCTTAACTAATTAGTGAGCTATTCCCCAAGGCTGGCACTTTATTTATACGCGGCTGAACCCAGCTCCATATAAAGTCTTCTGAGCCAGTGCCATTATCCTCCCCGGAGCAGAACCCAGAGGTTTCCCCACGTGCAGATTATTGCCAACCTGTAAGTACTAAGACTCATTGTATCTGACACATAAAagaaatagatagagagatagatatagagagatagattaGAGATAGAGAGATACATGACTGTATGATTGAGCATTAGAGGAGAGTATTATTTTATTGGGTTATACCAGAACTTTAGGACTGGAATTATACACTATGTACATGGTAATACCAGGGCTGGCCTTAGAccaattggacctattgggcccaatagggccccACACCCATGGGTGCTCCGTACCAGCagaaataagcacataaagctgcccATAAATGATTGCCCCataatgctgctatgtgttctgaggcattaaacacaaaatggcactgcattcatactgctaccccagggtaccCACTCTCTGTCACTTTCAGAAAGTTTACTCTCTATACCGTTTCATCAACTTCTttgattattattacatttatgggCCTCTCTTTGCAGATTGTCTGTTCCTTTGCCAGCACCAGGCATCTCCCTGCCCACCCATCTCCCCATGTTGAAGCTCAGTAGAGAAGACCATGACCATCTCAATGCCTAATCAGACGGCTGTCACTGAGTTTATCCTCCTCGGTTTCCCAGGGCTACAGCCCAATTTCTTTCTTCCAGTCTCACTTACACTGTTTCTTGCCTACATTGTTTCACTGATTGCAAATAGCACCGTCATCATATTAATTATCCTGAGAGAACAACTCCACCAGCCCATGTATATTATTATTGCCAACCTCGCTCTCTCCGACCTTCTCTTTGACACCATAACATTACCTAAAATTATTGTCAAATATTGGTTCGGAGCCGGATCCATATCCTTCAACTGGTGCTTCTTCCAGCTCTTCTGTATCCATTACCTTGGATGTCTTGACTCCCTCATCATTATGCTGATGGCTATTGATCGTTATGTTGCTATCTGCCAACCTCTCAGGTATCACTCCATTATCAGCAATAAGCTATTGACTCTCATCTGTTACTCGTTCTGGCTCTTTGCTCCCCTAATTGGATTAGTTATGATGCTAAATGCTGTACAGGTTCCTTACTGTGGACCCAACCGTATCAAGCACTGTTTCTGCTCCAACCAAGGTGTAATACAATTGGCTTGTGTTGATGTTGCCTTTGAAAGAAAAATAGGCTTTGTAATTAGTATGTGTGTGTTCCTCATCCCATTGGCTGTTATTATACTCTCATATATTCTCATAATCAGGGTTGTGCACTTATCCGCCAACAATGGGAACTGGCAGAAGGCATTTTATACCTGTACCACTCATTTAATTGTCATTGGCCTGTACTTTATCCCGAGGTTGTTTTTAACAAGTACCAGTCAGATCCCTTTGATTCTCAATGCTGATACAAACGTCTTAATTGTTTTTATCTTCACATTTATCCCCCATGTATTTTGCCCCATGATTTTTTGTCTTGGAACCAAAGAAATCAGAAATATTTTGGGTCAGACATTCAATAGCATTTTCCTTAGAGCTAAGCACAGATCCAGAAAGCCAGTAAAAAAGCCCTGTACCAGTATCATTCTTATGGGTCATTAAATTCATTTGAGAATAAGCACATCATGCAGATCTGTAACATTCTCTGTCCGAAATAACCCATCAACCCTAGACATGTATCAGCTGGCTTTACATTAAAACAACAGGTAGAAGCTCCTATTAATAATATTCATAAGATTGGGGCACCAATAGGTGTTTTGGGGCCAAAATCCTCTTTCTGTACTGGGTTgttgccattaaaggagaactaaattctACCTACAACCCCAGGCCCCCTTCCTGCACCATCTGGAACAAATCAGTTCTCTGGTTCCCAACCATTAGGTTCTCAGAAAAGGCTACAATTCCAAATGAGGGCAATTGCGAATTTCTTACTAAAGGTTGAACGACATTCATCTCAGGTCTCATATTGACAGGTATGGGGTTAAATACCAAGGAGAAggtcaaatctaaaaaaaaaagaaaactatcaGAGGAAGTGGGGAGAAACAGTTCCACCTCTGTGGTCGGTGGCTTTGAACCCAGTTTCATTGGTTGGTGGAACAGTTGTCCATCTTGGCCTGTATCTATATCCTTGATTTAGCTAGCTTAGGGGTCTCAGATTAAAGCTATGAAATTGCTATTTAAGTGCTGCCTTTTAAGCTCCGTGCAGTGATCAAAAAGTCAAGGACCCAAAGCTCCACAAGATGGCACTTATCAAGTTATTAACCAACTATTGCAACCAAAAGTTTCACCAACACCTCAAAATCATGGGTGGGAGAATGGAAATAGCAACGGTATGCCTTTAAACTGAGAGTCCTAGGCAAACTCCATCAAGGCTTAAGTCTTTAAATTGTTCTGTTAAATAGATATTAACTTTCCAACAAACATAGAGAGAAacccagcactcaaaatgtgcccTGTGGTGATCAGAACTGAAGGACACAGACAAGTAAAAGCCTTTGGAGCACAACGGTATAAAGATGGCCTGATGGGAGAATATTAGTACCCTGTGAGGAATCCTAGCTGGATGAACATCTAACTGCAGTTGGACCTCTATTGTAGCAATCTAAAAGGGGCTGGAATTCATACAGAGGTGCCTGCTGGAGTTACCCAAAAAGCTGCTTTAGGTTGCCATATGGCACCTGAATGTGAGTATAAATATTAAAGTGGCAGTTTGTGATCAGAATAAAGAGTCAAACCCTACTGAAGGACTTTGTTGGGGCTCTCAAAGACCCATGGGAAGACCCAtgttcatcaagttcaaacctTTTGCTGAAGTggaacctgtctaactgctatcTGACCCAGAGGGAATTGCAAAAACCCCAtgtgaagcctctccaatttgcctcagaggggtgAAAAATCCCTTCCTGGCCCCaaaatggcaattggaccagtccctggatcaactggtactAGAGTTGATTTCAGTTTCCGTGTATTTTCTTACTTTcgaaaaagccatccaacccttcaTTGAAGCTATctgatgtatctgccagtacaaccgcCTTGGGGAGTgttccacaacttcccagctctcccTGGAACAAACCATTTCTGCATCTAGATGACTATTCATTGGACTACGCCTTATGCTTCCATTGCCTGATGATTATTAACAAAACTGTTACCACTGGAGCCCAAAGTATTCTGTGTCCTGGTATTAAACAAAGCAACACATAATGGAGTGGAATGGGCCTGAATGTAGCCCAGGTTCCACTCAGCCCATAActggttaaaggggaaattaagaaGCCCCGATAAAGATATTTGATGGTGGACTTTATATAAAGGGGTTGTATAGAATGGTTTGCAGAATAAGATTTGaattatacagtatgtgtgcatgcaaagcattatggggcagatttaataaaaatctgatttttgtgtttttagaaaCTGACTCCTgagagtttttttatttaaaaaaaattgatcaattatgtatttattaatagtaataataatttgtaaGCTAATTGTTCAAATGTTGTGTTATTTTTATGGTAAATGTTTGACGTTGTTTTCTCGAAAAATGATTATTAACAAAAATGTTACCAATGAAAAACACGCACAGATATTGCCGCATCCTCCATTGCTCTGAAGGGGCTGTGAATGGAACCCATGTTCCAAAATTCTAGAAGAGTAGAGGGATTATTAttttggttagtgatgagcgaatttttttagcaggcatggatttgcagcgaatttccgcatttcgccattggcgaattgttttgcgaaactttcgtgAAAATTTGGTGCTGAAAAATGTGGTGCACGGAAATGTTTCTGTCAGCAaagtcgtgtaaaaaaaaggtgtggtcgtgGCAAATTGGTCGTGTAACAAAAGGGTGTGGCCACGGCaaaaaagcacgggtgacaaaaaataggcgccggcgacaaaaaaaaaataatagacgccggcgacaaaaaattaaaaaaaaagatgagaatgacaaaaaaattgcacaacaaatggtGTGGTCGCGGCAAATTGGTCGTGTAACAAAAGGGTGCGGCCACGGcaaaaaagcgcgggtgacaaaaaataggtgcgggcgacaaaaaaaaataaataatagacaccggtgacaaaaaattaaaaaaaaaagatgcgaatgacaaaaaaattgcacaacaaatgcgtttcgtgaatttttcaccgttttgctaattttcttgcagttttctAGAATTTTATTGCGAAGCTCATCACTAATTTATTTAttgcgctcatcactaattttggtGATTTTGTTGCATGATTCCTGATTACACCAATGAAAAATTTGTGtgcaatatatttcattttagggTCCCTATGCGCCACACAGTTCTGTAACCCTATGTATACTGTAAAGTGAAAactttgaggcaatttttagaaattttgtaaaaatagCTCCATTCAGGAAAGCAGAAATacgtatttacccattttggaataaatagaatgtgtaatttgtaaaaatatgtggttttatagGGATGTTAGCAGGTCCCCTGGCACATAAAGCACTTGCATGGAGCCTACTTTGTATCAACCACATTGTCAGCTGTGAAAATTCAACTgctttcattttggggtctctccGTGGCACCTACTTACTGGTAATGGTAAATGAAAGTTTTGAGACCATTTTCACAAATGTCATCAATACCACGAGCCAGCACTGCATTGAACTATGCTAGGTTGGAGTAGAAaaccatatttacccattttggatttgtcagaatgtgtcccttccaaaaatatatggttttccagGGTGGATtataccccacataaaatgcagtaaatgcgCTGAGTTTTCGGTAGTGGATGAGACTTCTGGGGCAAGTCATATACACTATCTTTGTTTTAGGGTctgtacatgccacatactttggtagtGCTATGggtattgggcatcaaactgctcaaaATGACCTTGCCATTCATATTTAAAGTGCCTTTTTTGGTACTTAATGACATGCAGGAGAAATAAAGAAGCTGGTAAGTTTACACCAAcaacaatttactgtatatactcgaggaTAAGTCcagtttttcagcacacaaaataagccctcggcttatactcgagttgggtgccatgggtccctcaggactagcaccctctgtcctttgtgtacaaactaggccacccgcaaccagaccccccagtgccctggcccgttCCCAGATGCGATAcctatttccccttacgtgtcctccggtaCTGGgtttgctgccagtttgccaatgctcAATGAGCGTGATGATGTCACTCACGTGACGCCGGCGTCCTTTGCGCTGGACACAGAGGTACTGGCACATAAGGGAGTGGCTACCTGCCTTCCTTCCTTCTAGGACTCCCTTCTACATCATCGCTTGCTGCAGGCAGGGCAGATCTGAAGTCTGTGGGTGGATCTTCTAGACCAGTCCGGAAAAGTGGATCTTTCTTGCTGCTGCTTTGGTGGGCTAACCTAATGtgctgcagcaaactttgggGGGGTTCAGTATTCCATAATGTCTATGGCCCACTACCAGGCAgcttctttaatttaattttatttttaaaccccaAAGTCTGTTTGCCCCTTTTTAATCTTTATGCCTGAACTGTCCCCTTCTCTCTATGCCCTACCCACAGTCATCCTTCTATAGACActggctgcaactttttcacctccagttgcttcatctaccaccctcacctgtcccattctgcaccaaacattgcactttatattctatataaactatatttagttttgaaggattttaactctttgtgttttagcttggttgctgattgagctaagggggtagtactcttaaggcatcaatgttgataccatattgtttttgttgaccctcttttccacttacagagctactgattttcttataaatatttaaaaacatgtgccccactgatgcctcatttaatgtaattttattggtatttatttttattattgaaacttagcagttgcTTCGGCAatttccaccctaggcttatactcgagtcaataagttgttcttaggtaaaattaggtacctcggcttatattcggatctgcttatactcgagtatatatggtagatGGGCAAAAGATCCAACCCCGTGTGGAATACTTTCCTTAACTAATTAATGAGCTTGTTCCCATGTCGGGCACTTTATTTACGCCTGGCTGAGTCCATTTCTATATAAACCCTTCTGAGCAGGGGATGTGCCAGAATCCTCCCCGGAGCGGAACCCAGAGATTTCCCCACATACAGACGCCAGGTTATTGCCAACGTGTAAGTACTGAGACTCATTAGAGATTCAAGATGAATGCACAGAAAGATGatagtgagagacagagagaaatcAACAGATATATAAGCTATAATATGATAGATACATGGCTGTTTGTCTGAGCATTAGAGGTGGATATTAATATTGGGTTATACTGGAACCTTAAGATGGGAATTAGCACCAAGGGAAGCCTTTTATCTACATTGTAATACTCATTGATCCCAGACTGCTGACTCTTGGAACCCTCGCCTGCCCTATTCCAGCAAGTGGTGTATGTTCTAAAAGACCTtcaaaaaaacacctttttataATGCCCTACTGCACCTATAAAAACCCCTCTGGCTTAGATATATTATTAAGTGTTTGAGAACGTCTCTCTCTACAATTTCTTCAGCTCCTTTGAGACCAAGTATACTTACATTTCTGGGGTTTTCTTTGCAGATGATCTATTTCTTTGCCAGCACCAGGCACCTCCCTGCCCACCCATCTCCCCATGTTGAAGCTCAGTAGAGAAGACCATGACCATCTCAATGCCTAATGAGACTGCTGTCACTGAGTTTATCCTCCTCGGTTTCCCAGGGCTACAGCCCAATTTCTTTCTTCCAGTCTCACTTACACTGTTTCTTGCCTACATTGTTTCACTGATTGCAAATAGCACCGTCATCATATTAATTATCCTGAGAGAACAACTCCACCAGCCCATGTATATTATTATTGCCAACCTCGCTCTCTCTGACCTTCTCTATGACACCATAACATTACCTAAAATCATTGCCAAATATTGGTTTGGAGCAGGATCCATATCCTTCAACTGGTGCTTCTTCCAAATCTACTGTGTCCATCACCTTGGATGTCTCGACTCCCTCATCATTATGCTGATGGCTATTGATCGTTATGTTGCTATCTGCCATCCTCTCAGGTATCACTCCATTATCAGCAATAAGCTGGCGACTCTTCTCTGCTATTTTCTCTGGCCCTTTGCTGCCCTGAATGGATTAGCTATGACTTTAATTTCTATACAAGTTCCTTACTGTGGGCCGAACCGCGTCAAGAACTGTTTCTGTGCCAGTCAGTTCCTAATAGTCTTGGCTTGTGTTGATGTTGCTTTGGAAAAGAAAAAACGTTTTATAATTATTATGTGTGTGCACCTCTCtccatttattgttattatactCTCATATATTCTCATAATCAGGGTTGTGCACTTATCCACCAACAATGAGAACTGGCAGAAGGCATTTTATACCTGTACCACTCATTTACTTGTCATTGGCCTGTACTTTATCCCCAGGTTGTTTTTACACGTTATAAACCAATACCCTTTGATTCTCGATGCTGATGCAAACGTCTTAATTGTTTGTCTCTACACATTTATCCCCCATTTAGCCAGTCCCATTATTTTTTGCCTTCGAACTAAAGAAATTAGAAATAATTTGAGGCAAATGTTTAATAGTATTTGCCCTAGAGCTGAGCACAGACCTAGAACCCCAGGGAAAAGGCATTGTATTAAATTCTATTGTGAATAAGCACAAAAATGCAgatacacacatatttatatatatttgcttttgtCTCCCTTGACAAAGTTAGTGACCAACACTGGGATACCAATAAATAAATCACTCACACCAAGACCTGTTTAGTGCTATACGTTTTCAAACTTTTGCATATTTCGATATTATTATATATCTTCTATTTAAGCACCCGGGCATTTATATTTCAAGTGTAGAGTGCTCCCCTttgggctatatatatatttgtatagattATGTTCAAACCCTCAACATCTCATCTTCCTCCCGTCACAATGGCAGGTTGTAGGACTTTAGCCACACAAGAATGATCATTGCTCACAATTTACTTTACCAAGAAAaacactttattattttttttgaattCCTTATTTCAGCAGGTTACTGGTATCTACATGCAGTGACTTctacaaaatgtgtttattaatatggcgTTGGGTCTGCATCTTACCCTAAAGCAGTTCTGGAATAGACTCCTGTACCAGTGTAAGGGCAAATTGGTTCCACCTATTGATCCGTTCTTTAAACAAAGATTGGGTGAAATTTTGTTCTTGTTCTTCTTTCcggatatttattttatatatgtgtaggGGACTGGAGGTTGGGTTGTCCTTTATTCAATCAGTACCTTGAGATTTGGGACAGCTAAATGTGGTCTTCATTTACAGTTGGAAGGGGGAGATGTTGCCTTATCTTGGGTTAAAGTATTTTTCTGCCCAGTAGATTTTACTGTTGTGTTCTCTAAAAGGAGATGTCAACGTGTGCTTGGTCTCCTTGGATCCCACCTGTTGGAGGAGACGGATGGAACTCAGGGCCTGGGAGGAGGAAGGTCCAATAGGTAAAGGTGTATGAGGAAAgttctgtaataggtcactctaggagtgagagttgGGATCAGGGTAGCTAGGATTAGAAGGTAGAAGGACTAGTATTCCTGGATGTGCCACAGAGTAGGGATTCTAGACCTAGAGGTAGGGGTAGCCACCTAGGTGCAACATGTAAGACCTGCACTTGGGGTTGGACAATTTCAACTGTGAATAAATCCACAGACTGATTACTGACCCCTGATTTGGGCAAGCACTTCCGAAAGTTCTGTTTGTAAGTAACTGCTGAATTATTATACTATCTGTGATTGTCCTACTGGAGGTTGTTCTTCTACCTTTCTGTAAAGAGCTATCATTTGttttcggtttgggattcaggccgaatccagcctttttttgatggattcggttttgggcaaatccacagtcccggccgaaccgagTCCTAATTAgcacaaattagcatatgctaattaacattcgtaaaagggttacattttaggggggAAAATGTTTTTGTCCGcgtcagcatatgctaattaggattcagattcgggtCAGGATTCAGCAGAAttcatcagggtgggttcgggggttcagctggacccaaaaaaagtgggtttggtgcatccctagttttaataACCACTCATGCCCAAATCATAAATTAATCCTGAGAATATTAGACCTGCAAGCACCCCTTTCTGGAGCACACATCACCTCCATTTAACTACAGGATTACATACAGTATGTCGCTGGCGAATGTGCTGACCAAAGCAGATGCCAATCTTTGTCCTCATGTTCTTTACACCAATGTTTTATCATCTCAATAAAAACCCCTATACAATCTGGGTTATTGGTGGGTGCAGTACTGGGGGGCAAAAATGCATTCATGAAGAGGGGACTGGATTGGTTGGGATGTGGGAAATGATGAGGGTTGTCGTTTTACTGGCAATTTGGAAGAAGGACAAGTTAAGAAGGAATAAAAGGTGAACAAAGGTGGGAGAGGGGCACATTTTTCCCAAGAAGCCCCTGTCCTTCTACCTCAAGGGTGTGAGAGTTGAGGGTGATTgaaggttgctaaggtaaatggaGTCA
This sequence is a window from Xenopus tropicalis strain Nigerian chromosome 2, UCB_Xtro_10.0, whole genome shotgun sequence. Protein-coding genes within it:
- the LOC116408610 gene encoding olfactory receptor 688-like; the protein is MTISMPNETAVTEFILLGFPGLQPNFFLPVSLTLFLAYIVSLIANSTVIILIILREQLHQPMYIIIANLALSDLLYDTITLPKIIAKYWFGAGSISFNWCFFQIYCVHHLGCLDSLIIMLMAIDRYVAICHPLRYHSIISNKLATLLCYFLWPFAALNGLAMTLISIQVPYCGPNRVKNCFCASQFLIVLACVDVALEKKKRFIIIMCVHLSPFIVIILSYILIIRVVHLSTNNENWQKAFYTCTTHLLVIGLYFIPRLFLHVINQYPLILDADANVLIVCLYTFIPHLASPIIFCLRTKEIRNNLRQMFNSICPRAEHRPRTPGKRHCIKFYCE
- the LOC101732335 gene encoding olfactory receptor 6B1, translating into MTISMPNQTAVTEFILLGFPGLQPNFFLPVSLTLFLAYIVSLIANSTVIILIILREQLHQPMYIIIANLALSDLLFDTITLPKIIVKYWFGAGSISFNWCFFQLFCIHYLGCLDSLIIMLMAIDRYVAICQPLRYHSIISNKLLTLICYSFWLFAPLIGLVMMLNAVQVPYCGPNRIKHCFCSNQGVIQLACVDVAFERKIGFVISMCVFLIPLAVIILSYILIIRVVHLSANNGNWQKAFYTCTTHLIVIGLYFIPRLFLTSTSQIPLILNADTNVLIVFIFTFIPHVFCPMIFCLGTKEIRNILGQTFNSIFLRAKHRSRKPVKKPCTSIILMGH